CGCCACCGACGTGGGCATCGACGCGGGCGCCGCCGGCGCCGAGGAGGCCGCCGTGCACATCGTCGAGGACCCCTTCGACGAGTCCTGACCTCCGCCCCTGGGCCCGCTCAGTCCCCGATCCGGTCGATCTGCCGGAGCTTGTTCGTGGCGTCCAGGGCGGCGATCTTGTAGGACTCCGCGAGCGTCGGGTAGTTGAAGACCGCGTCGACCAGGTAGTCGACGGTGCCGCCGCAGCCCATCACGGACTGCCCGATGTGGATCAGTTCGGTGGCGCCCGAGCCGAAGCAGTGCACGCCGAGCAGGGTGCGGTCCTCGGAGGACACCAGCAGCTTCAGCATGCCGTGCGAGTCGCCGATGATCTGGCCGCGCGCGAGTTCCCGGTAGCGGGAGATGCCGACCTCGAACGGCACGCGCTCTTCGGTGAGTTGGTCCTCCGTCCGCCCCACGAAGCTGATCTCCGGAATGGTGTAGATGCCGATCGGCTGGAGGTCGTGCATCTGCCGGACCGGCTCCCCGCAGGCGTGGTAGGCGGCCGACCGGCCCTGCTCCATCGAGGTCGCCGCCAGCGCGGGGAAGCCGATGACGTCGCCGACGGCGTAGATGTGCGGCACCTCGGTGCGGTAGTGCTCGTCGACGGTGATCCGCCCGCGCGGGTCCGCCGTGAGGCCCGCCTTGTCGAGGTCGAGGTCGTCGGTGAGCCCCTGCCGGCCCGCCGAGTACATCACCGCGTCGGCCGGGATCCTCTTCCCGCTCTCCAGCACGGTCAGCGTGCCCCGGGAATGACGCTCGACCGCGGCCACGGTCTCCCCGAACCGGAACGTCACGGCGAGGTCCCGCAGG
This is a stretch of genomic DNA from Streptomyces sp. NBC_00285. It encodes these proteins:
- the sthA gene encoding Si-specific NAD(P)(+) transhydrogenase encodes the protein MPDFDMLVIGSGPGGQKAAIAAAKLGRRVAVVDRPDMVGGVSIHTGTIPSKTMREAVLYLTGLSQRDLYGQSYRLKEDITVADLTARTQHVVGREVDVIRSQLSRNHIALYAGTGRFVDDHTIALREVTGNERLLSAEHIVIATGTRPARPDSVEFDGQTIMDSDNVLDLQRVPRSMVIVGAGVIGMEYASMFAALGSKVTVVEKRAGMLDMCDVEVIESLKYHLRDLAVTFRFGETVAAVERHSRGTLTVLESGKRIPADAVMYSAGRQGLTDDLDLDKAGLTADPRGRITVDEHYRTEVPHIYAVGDVIGFPALAATSMEQGRSAAYHACGEPVRQMHDLQPIGIYTIPEISFVGRTEDQLTEERVPFEVGISRYRELARGQIIGDSHGMLKLLVSSEDRTLLGVHCFGSGATELIHIGQSVMGCGGTVDYLVDAVFNYPTLAESYKIAALDATNKLRQIDRIGD